In the genome of Xanthobacteraceae bacterium, one region contains:
- a CDS encoding redoxin family protein: MTIKVGEKLPDATFQIMTADGVKPKTGAEIFAGKKVVLFGVPGAFTPTCSRNHLPGFIARADEFFAKGVDTIAVTAVNDVHVMGAWAKANPGKIDFLADGNGDFCKAIGLDFDAAERMLGPVRSRRYALYAVDGVVKVLNVEEVTSKAEVSGADNLLKAI, from the coding sequence ATGACCATCAAGGTGGGCGAAAAACTGCCCGACGCCACGTTCCAGATCATGACCGCCGACGGCGTGAAGCCGAAGACCGGCGCCGAAATCTTTGCGGGCAAGAAGGTCGTGCTGTTCGGCGTGCCGGGCGCGTTCACGCCGACCTGCTCGCGCAACCACCTGCCCGGCTTCATCGCGCGGGCCGACGAGTTTTTCGCGAAGGGCGTGGACACCATCGCCGTCACCGCCGTCAACGACGTGCACGTCATGGGTGCGTGGGCGAAGGCCAATCCCGGCAAGATCGATTTCCTTGCCGACGGCAATGGCGATTTCTGCAAGGCCATCGGCCTCGATTTCGATGCCGCTGAGCGCATGCTCGGTCCGGTACGCTCCCGGCGCTACGCACTCTATGCCGTAGACGGCGTGGTGAAGGTCCTGAACGTCGAGGAAGTGACCTCGAAGGCCGAAGTCTCCGGCGCGGATAACCTGCTGAAGGCGATCTAG
- a CDS encoding DUF465 domain-containing protein, with translation MSIQSHLTELQRKHQALEREIESERTHPSSDSLRLAELKRRKLVLKEEIERIRAGATVH, from the coding sequence ATGTCGATTCAGTCGCATTTGACCGAACTTCAGCGGAAGCATCAGGCGTTGGAGCGTGAGATCGAGTCCGAACGTACCCATCCTTCGAGCGATAGTTTGCGGCTCGCCGAGTTGAAGCGGCGCAAGCTCGTGCTGAAAGAAGAAATCGAACGGATACGCGCCGGCGCGACGGTGCATTAA
- a CDS encoding thioesterase family protein, with amino-acid sequence MTDTTANIKAGMTGAAELVVGEEHTAPRVGSGKIRVLATPVMINLIEAAALKAAEHLLPAGHQSLGTLLNVKHIAATPVGMKIRATATVTGVEGRNIFFDVTAEDEKETIGGGTHERVVVNVERFDKRVQRKISGQT; translated from the coding sequence ATGACCGACACCACCGCGAACATCAAAGCCGGCATGACTGGCGCAGCCGAACTCGTAGTCGGCGAAGAACACACCGCGCCGCGCGTAGGTTCTGGAAAAATCCGCGTCCTCGCGACGCCGGTGATGATCAACCTGATCGAAGCGGCGGCATTGAAGGCCGCGGAACATCTGCTCCCGGCCGGTCATCAAAGCCTCGGCACGCTTTTGAACGTGAAACACATCGCGGCGACCCCGGTGGGCATGAAGATCAGGGCCACCGCGACGGTTACCGGGGTAGAAGGCCGAAATATCTTTTTCGACGTCACCGCCGAGGACGAAAAGGAAACCATCGGCGGCGGCACGCACGAGCGTGTTGTCGTTAATGTGGAGCGTTTCGACAAACGCGTGCAGCGGAAAATTAGCGGCCAGACGTAA
- a CDS encoding DUF465 domain-containing protein, protein MTREEERELTLELERLKQEHRDLDSAIDALLSTSGHDRIQVQRLKKRKLQLRDRMYAIEDQLFPDIIA, encoded by the coding sequence ATGACGCGGGAAGAAGAGCGCGAGTTAACGCTGGAACTGGAGCGGCTGAAACAGGAGCATCGCGATCTGGATTCCGCGATCGACGCCCTGCTTTCGACCAGCGGGCACGACCGCATCCAGGTGCAGCGCCTGAAGAAGCGCAAGCTCCAGCTCCGCGACCGCATGTATGCGATCGAGGACCAGTTGTTTCCGGATATTATTGCCTGA
- a CDS encoding cold-shock protein, translated as MATGTVKWFNTQKGYGFIQPDDGGKDVFVHISAVQRAGLTTLNEGQKVSFDITTERGKAAAANLQAG; from the coding sequence ATGGCTACTGGTACCGTGAAGTGGTTCAATACGCAGAAGGGCTACGGATTCATCCAGCCGGATGACGGCGGCAAGGACGTTTTCGTCCATATTTCCGCCGTGCAGCGCGCGGGTTTGACGACGTTGAACGAAGGTCAGAAGGTTTCGTTCGACATCACGACCGAGCGTGGCAAGGCCGCAGCCGCCAATCTGCAGGCCGGCTGA
- a CDS encoding EAL domain-containing protein, which translates to MALLALAAGHEPARAVEAITVRAGVPALDLLPAVERHQTDGDRLQVSTAPGTDGIVRRIEVRARASSGTTNWIVFALTNNSDEQLDRLLVAPNYLMSGSGVFWPDLGAARIVNLTPSQGFRPERQNHSDAEVYLITMDPGSTVTFVVELASEQIPQLRLWDPRAYEAKVNSFTLYNGIVIGVAGLLALFLTILFVVKGSVMFPAAAALAWAVLGYIGIDFNFWAKVFSLSPAAEQFWRASGEAILAATLVVFLFAYLNLSRWHVRYAQLAAGWLIFLSALVALALFDPAIAAGIARLSLLIVSVFGFALVVYLATHGFDRAVLLIPTWFLLTVWVLAAGFAVGGLITNDLAPPALLGGLELIVMLIGFTVMQHAFAGVTAEGMMSDIERRALALTGAAEIVWDWDVIRDRVYVGPEAEQLLGLARGTLDTEAAGWLEFVHQADRDRFRMALDGILDQRRGRIMQQLRLRAEDGHYFWFALRARPVVGTDGEVLRVVGTMNDITEWKTAEERLLQDAVNDNLTGLPNRELFLDRLDAALGFARADDKVRPTLVIVDLDKFKQVNTSVGTAAGDSILLTVARRLKRLLKPQDTLARISGDQFAIILLSEREADRITAFADTIRRTVRAPIGFGERQIFLTASIGIALVDGQTKDRDEVLKNAELAMHAAQQAGNDRIEVFKPSMRNERIDRVTLESDLRKALEREEIIILYQPVMRLEDRTIAGFEALMRWNHPKLGRLGPAEFIPLAEETGIIIELGRFAMERAARRLAIWQRALPNLNPLFVAVNVSSRQLLRHDLIQDVKGILSRHAVSPGTLKLELTESLVMENPELAAQMLTKIRELGAGLSLDDFGTGYSSLAYLQRFPFDTLKIDQQFVKGTGKGRNARPVILRAIVQLAHDLGMEVVAEGAESDSDAIELYQLGCEFAQGYAFGEPMTADEARKLIVPDAIGARPKARAQAAV; encoded by the coding sequence ATGGCCCTGCTGGCACTTGCCGCGGGACATGAGCCTGCGCGCGCGGTCGAAGCCATCACCGTCCGCGCCGGCGTCCCTGCCCTCGATCTCCTGCCCGCCGTAGAGCGTCATCAGACCGACGGCGACCGCCTGCAGGTCTCCACCGCACCGGGCACCGACGGCATCGTGCGCCGCATCGAAGTCCGCGCCCGCGCATCCAGCGGCACCACAAACTGGATCGTCTTCGCGCTCACCAATAATTCCGACGAACAGCTCGATCGCCTCTTGGTCGCGCCGAACTACCTGATGTCGGGATCGGGTGTGTTCTGGCCAGATCTCGGCGCGGCGCGAATCGTCAACCTCACGCCGAGCCAGGGCTTCCGCCCGGAACGCCAGAACCATTCCGACGCCGAAGTCTACCTGATCACGATGGACCCTGGCTCGACCGTGACCTTCGTGGTCGAACTTGCCTCGGAGCAGATTCCGCAACTTCGTTTGTGGGATCCGCGCGCCTACGAGGCCAAGGTCAATTCATTCACGCTCTATAACGGCATCGTCATCGGCGTCGCCGGTTTGCTCGCATTGTTTCTCACCATTCTCTTCGTGGTGAAGGGCAGCGTGATGTTCCCCGCCGCTGCGGCGTTGGCATGGGCCGTGCTCGGTTACATCGGCATCGACTTCAACTTCTGGGCCAAGGTGTTTTCGCTCTCGCCCGCCGCGGAGCAATTCTGGCGCGCTTCCGGCGAAGCCATACTCGCGGCGACGCTGGTGGTCTTCCTGTTCGCGTACCTCAATCTCAGCCGTTGGCATGTGCGCTATGCGCAGCTTGCCGCAGGCTGGCTGATCTTCCTTTCCGCGCTGGTGGCGCTCGCGCTGTTCGATCCGGCGATTGCCGCCGGCATCGCGCGCCTGTCGCTCCTGATCGTGTCGGTGTTCGGCTTCGCGCTGGTCGTCTATCTCGCGACCCACGGCTTCGACCGCGCGGTGCTGCTGATCCCGACCTGGTTCCTGCTGACCGTCTGGGTGCTCGCGGCGGGCTTCGCCGTCGGCGGCCTGATTACCAACGACCTCGCTCCGCCCGCTCTGCTCGGCGGCCTCGAACTGATCGTGATGCTGATCGGCTTCACGGTGATGCAGCATGCCTTCGCCGGCGTCACCGCCGAAGGCATGATGAGCGACATCGAGCGCCGCGCGCTGGCGCTGACCGGCGCCGCTGAAATTGTCTGGGACTGGGACGTGATCCGCGACCGCGTATATGTCGGCCCGGAAGCCGAGCAGTTGCTCGGCCTTGCGCGCGGCACGCTCGATACCGAAGCCGCGGGCTGGCTGGAATTCGTACATCAGGCCGACCGCGACCGTTTCCGCATGGCGCTCGACGGCATCCTCGACCAGCGCCGCGGCCGCATCATGCAGCAGCTTCGCCTGCGCGCGGAGGACGGCCATTACTTCTGGTTCGCGCTGCGTGCGCGGCCGGTGGTCGGTACCGACGGCGAGGTGCTGCGCGTGGTCGGCACCATGAACGACATCACCGAATGGAAGACCGCCGAGGAGCGGCTTCTGCAGGACGCCGTGAACGACAACCTCACCGGCCTGCCGAACCGCGAACTGTTCCTCGACCGCCTTGATGCCGCGCTCGGCTTCGCCCGCGCCGACGACAAGGTGCGCCCCACCCTCGTCATCGTCGATCTCGACAAGTTCAAGCAGGTGAACACCTCGGTCGGCACCGCGGCCGGGGATTCGATCCTGCTCACCGTCGCGCGCCGCCTGAAACGCCTGCTCAAGCCGCAGGACACGCTGGCCCGCATCTCCGGCGACCAGTTCGCGATCATCCTGCTCTCGGAGCGCGAAGCCGACCGCATCACCGCCTTTGCCGACACCATCCGCCGCACCGTGCGAGCGCCCATCGGCTTCGGCGAGCGCCAGATTTTCCTGACCGCCTCAATCGGCATCGCGCTGGTCGACGGCCAGACCAAGGACCGCGACGAGGTGTTGAAGAACGCCGAACTCGCGATGCACGCCGCGCAGCAGGCGGGCAACGACCGTATCGAAGTCTTCAAGCCCTCCATGCGCAACGAGCGCATCGACCGCGTCACGCTGGAATCCGACCTGCGCAAGGCGCTGGAGCGCGAGGAGATCATCATTCTCTACCAGCCGGTGATGCGCCTCGAAGACCGCACCATCGCGGGGTTCGAAGCCTTGATGCGCTGGAACCACCCGAAACTCGGCCGCCTCGGCCCCGCCGAATTCATCCCGCTTGCGGAAGAGACCGGCATCATCATCGAACTCGGCCGCTTCGCGATGGAGCGCGCCGCGCGCCGGCTTGCGATCTGGCAGCGCGCGCTGCCGAACCTGAACCCGCTGTTCGTCGCGGTGAATGTCTCCTCGCGCCAGCTTCTGCGCCACGATCTCATTCAGGACGTGAAGGGCATCCTCTCGCGCCACGCGGTATCGCCGGGCACGCTGAAACTCGAACTCACCGAGTCGCTGGTGATGGAGAACCCGGAACTGGCGGCGCAGATGCTGACGAAGATCCGCGAACTCGGCGCGGGACTGTCGCTCGACGATTTCGGCACCGGCTATTCATCGCTTGCCTATCTGCAACGCTTTCCATTCGACACGCTGAAGATCGACCAGCAATTCGTGAAAGGCACCGGCAAGGGGCGCAATGCGCGTCCGGTGATTTTGCGAGCCATCGTCCAGCTTGCCCACGATCTCGGCATGGAAGTGGTCGCGGAAGGGGCGGAGTCGGATTCGGATGCGATCGAACTGTATCAGCTCGGATGCGAATTCGCGCAGGGCTATGCCTTCGGCGAGCCGATGACCGCGGATGAGGCGCGCAAGCTCATCGTTCCCGACGCCATCGGCGCGCGCCCGAAAGCGCGTGCGCAGGCAGCGGTCTAG
- a CDS encoding YqgE/AlgH family protein: protein MKIGRDSSELPNEGYLDGQVLVAMPTIRDDRFTRSVIYLCAHSSEGAMGIIVNQPAQNIRFSDLLVQLSVVPGGEGDIELPAHCEAVRVLRGGPVETQRGFVLHSADYFVENSTLPIDDSVCLTASLDILKAIATGKGPASAVLALGYAGWAPGQLENEIQANGWLNCDADPELIFGLHADQKYEHALRKIGVDPAKLSSEAGRA from the coding sequence ATGAAGATCGGCCGCGATTCTTCCGAACTTCCGAACGAAGGCTATCTCGACGGCCAGGTTCTGGTCGCGATGCCGACCATTCGCGACGACCGTTTCACCCGCAGCGTGATCTATCTCTGCGCCCATTCCTCCGAGGGCGCGATGGGCATCATCGTCAACCAGCCCGCGCAGAACATCCGCTTTTCCGATCTGCTGGTCCAGTTGAGCGTGGTACCCGGCGGCGAGGGCGATATCGAACTGCCAGCCCATTGCGAGGCCGTGCGCGTGCTGCGCGGCGGCCCGGTGGAAACGCAGCGCGGCTTCGTTCTGCACAGTGCCGATTATTTCGTCGAGAACTCCACGCTGCCGATCGACGATAGCGTTTGCCTGACTGCCTCGCTCGACATCCTCAAAGCCATCGCCACCGGCAAAGGCCCCGCGAGCGCGGTGCTGGCGCTCGGCTACGCCGGCTGGGCGCCGGGGCAACTGGAAAACGAAATCCAGGCGAACGGCTGGCTCAACTGCGATGCCGACCCTGAATTGATCTTCGGCCTGCACGCGGACCAGAAATACGAACACGCGCTGCGCAAGATCGGCGTCGATCCCGCGAAACTTTCTTCCGAAGCCGGACGTGCGTGA